A genomic region of Rhodohalobacter sp. 614A contains the following coding sequences:
- a CDS encoding FAD-dependent oxidoreductase — protein MTDKKPHIVILGAGPAGVGAAYQLTKQNKARVTVLELNDGVGGNSGSFQEEGMYLDFGSHRLHPACHPEILEDIREVLGDDLCIRPRHGRIRLNNRWIHFPLKASELMTQLSLSFSFGVFSDMVRSFFTGSSKQNGNDETFATVLKNKLGKTICNEFYFPYAKKIWGLSPDEISVVQAEKRVSANSFGKLIKKVFSKPKNANQDGAPVFYYPKKGFGQITEALYEKAEENGATFLFNARVKNLVTENGTAKSVIFEEKNVEKEIKADYIWSTLPITLMAYGLKPEADKTIMEAAKRMKFRSMVLIYLFIEKNRFTEFDAHYFPEIDIPITRLSEIKNYSDTYEPENLTCICAELPCNFEDEIWATSDEMLGELVQKSLQKANIPVDSPVKKVLVKRLKHAYPIYNTGFEKNYDILDNHLKTVDRLLAFGRQGLFVHDNTHHALYMAYSAVDCINGDGSFNHEKWKNYRKEFESHVVVD, from the coding sequence ATGACTGACAAGAAACCTCATATAGTAATTTTAGGAGCAGGCCCGGCAGGAGTTGGTGCGGCTTATCAATTAACCAAACAAAATAAAGCCAGGGTTACCGTTCTTGAATTGAATGACGGAGTTGGAGGTAACTCGGGAAGTTTTCAGGAAGAAGGAATGTATCTTGATTTCGGCAGCCATAGGCTTCATCCTGCTTGTCATCCGGAAATTTTAGAGGATATCAGGGAAGTTTTAGGAGACGATTTGTGTATTCGTCCGCGCCACGGAAGGATTCGGTTGAATAATCGATGGATTCATTTTCCGCTTAAAGCCTCCGAACTGATGACACAGCTCTCTCTCAGCTTTTCTTTTGGAGTCTTTTCGGATATGGTTCGGAGCTTTTTTACAGGTAGCAGTAAGCAAAATGGAAATGACGAAACCTTTGCAACGGTTCTGAAAAACAAGCTTGGCAAAACCATCTGTAACGAGTTCTATTTCCCATATGCGAAGAAAATCTGGGGTTTATCACCCGATGAAATTTCAGTAGTACAGGCAGAAAAACGAGTGTCGGCAAATTCATTTGGAAAACTGATCAAGAAAGTTTTTTCGAAACCCAAAAATGCAAATCAGGATGGAGCACCTGTTTTTTACTATCCTAAAAAAGGGTTTGGGCAAATTACGGAAGCACTTTATGAGAAAGCAGAGGAGAATGGCGCTACATTTCTTTTTAATGCCCGGGTAAAGAATCTCGTAACGGAAAATGGTACTGCCAAATCTGTAATCTTTGAAGAAAAGAACGTCGAAAAAGAGATTAAAGCAGATTATATCTGGTCTACCTTGCCTATTACATTAATGGCGTATGGGCTGAAACCAGAAGCGGACAAGACTATTATGGAAGCCGCAAAAAGAATGAAATTCCGCTCAATGGTTTTGATTTATCTCTTCATTGAGAAAAACCGGTTTACAGAATTCGATGCACATTATTTTCCTGAAATTGATATTCCGATAACCCGTCTTTCGGAAATAAAAAATTACAGCGATACGTACGAACCCGAGAATCTGACCTGTATTTGTGCAGAACTGCCCTGTAATTTTGAGGATGAAATCTGGGCAACATCTGACGAGATGTTAGGTGAACTGGTACAAAAGTCCTTACAGAAGGCGAATATTCCGGTTGATTCGCCTGTAAAAAAAGTTTTAGTGAAACGCCTAAAACATGCTTATCCAATTTATAATACCGGTTTCGAAAAGAATTACGATATTCTTGATAACCACTTAAAAACGGTTGACCGGTTATTGGCATTCGGGAGACAAGGACTTTTTGTCCATGATAACACCCACCATGCTCTTTATATGGCTTATTCGGCAGTTGATTGTATAAACGGGGATGGCAGTTTTAATCACGAAAAGTGGAAAAATTACCGCAAAGAATTTGAGTCTCACGTTGTGGTAGACTAG